One window of the Perca flavescens isolate YP-PL-M2 chromosome 5, PFLA_1.0, whole genome shotgun sequence genome contains the following:
- the LOC114555456 gene encoding LOW QUALITY PROTEIN: T-box transcription factor TBX5 (The sequence of the model RefSeq protein was modified relative to this genomic sequence to represent the inferred CDS: inserted 4 bases in 3 codons; deleted 2 bases in 2 codons), translating to MANGGDQFGLAERPDSDCMDSPKETKQEHPSYTLNSPVSPQTASSQQGMEGIKVFLHDKELWTKFDEVGTEMIITKAGRRMFPSYKVKVTGLNPKTKYILLMDIVPGDDHRYKFADNKWSVTGKAEPAMPGRLHVHPDSPATGXHWSRQLISFQKLKLTNNHLDPFGHIILNSMHKYQPRPYCXKADENNGFGSKNTAFTPXLPETAFIAVTSYQNHKITQLKIENNTFAKGFRGSGDNELHRIMPSYKE from the exons ATGGCAAACGGAGGAGACCAGTTCGGCCTTGCAGAGCGTCCGGACTCTGACTGCATGGATTCCCCAAAAGAGACCAAACAGGAACATCCCAGCTACACATTAAACTCACCAGTTTCACCGCAGACAGCGTCCAGCCAGCAG GGGATGGAGGGAATCAAAGTTTTCCTCCACGACAAAGAGCTTTGGACAAAGTTTGATGAAGTGGGAACAGAAATGATCATCACCAAGGCTGGGAG GAGGATGTTCCCCAGTTACAAGGTGAAGGTTACAGGACTCAACCCAAAAACCAAGTACATACTCCTGATGGACATTGTGCCCGGAGACGACCACCGCTACAAATTTGCAGACAACAAATG GTCGGTAACGGGGAAGGCAGAGCCCGCGATGCCCGGGAGGCTC CACGTCCATCCAGACTCTCCCGCCACCG CTCACTGGAGCCGCCAGCTCATCTCCTTTCAGAAGCTCAAACTTACCAACAACCACCTGGACCCCTTTGGACAT ATAATACTCAACTCCATGCACAAATACCAGCCTCGCCCATATT CAAAGGCGGACGAGAACAACGGCTTTGGCTCAAAAAACACAGCTTTCACCCC CCTTCCTGAGACGGCCTTCATTGCTGTGACATCCTACCAGAACCACAAG ATTACACAGCTGAAGATAGAGAATAAT ACTTTTGCTAAGGGCTTCAGAGGCAGCGGCGACAATGAGCTGCACCGTATAATGCCAAGCTACAAG